One genomic window of Paenibacillus xylanilyticus includes the following:
- a CDS encoding TIGR04086 family membrane protein: MQLIRRVISFRMSNPILSGLCHAFVWMLLGALILSLFLWMSSMREQELSLYTYVVHGLSLLVGGFVAGKRSGEKGWYHGGLTGIIYGLIVLLIGFLALDASFNWKDSLQLASAFLISALGGIFGVNTHRS; this comes from the coding sequence ATGCAGCTGATTCGCCGAGTGATTTCGTTTCGAATGTCCAACCCGATTTTGTCGGGCCTCTGCCATGCATTTGTATGGATGTTACTGGGAGCGTTAATCCTCTCCCTCTTTCTCTGGATGAGCAGCATGCGGGAGCAAGAACTTTCGCTTTACACGTATGTCGTTCATGGCTTGTCTTTACTGGTTGGAGGATTTGTAGCGGGAAAACGGTCTGGCGAAAAAGGCTGGTACCATGGAGGGCTAACCGGTATCATCTATGGACTGATCGTATTGCTTATTGGTTTCCTCGCTTTGGATGCTTCATTCAATTGGAAAGACAGTCTGCAGCTTGCAAGCGCATTTCTGATTTCGGCACTCGGAGGAATTTTCGGGGTGAATACACACAGATCGTAG
- a CDS encoding DUF421 domain-containing protein: MNISDIGAHIFRTILMYFIVYGAIRIMGKREIGKLSMFDLVVSIMLAEIAAFVIEDTDKPLSHGIVPMVTVLVVQIGMAFLSLKSRRLRLMIDGKPTVLISKGTLHRDEMRKQRYNLDDLLLQLREQNIDSIGEVEFAILETTGKLTVIPMNNSSSGQGNSSSQNNMKKPRQDKVDGFQNIKYEGLPLPLIMDGKVQDQNLELIQKTRFWLKNQIQQKGVLDFKDVFICSIDHNGKVFVSLKDDKK, from the coding sequence ATGAACATTTCGGATATAGGAGCACATATCTTTCGAACAATTCTCATGTATTTTATTGTCTATGGGGCCATTCGGATTATGGGTAAAAGGGAAATAGGAAAGCTATCCATGTTCGATCTGGTTGTGTCCATTATGCTTGCTGAGATAGCCGCATTTGTCATCGAGGATACAGATAAGCCGTTGTCTCACGGCATTGTGCCCATGGTGACTGTACTTGTTGTTCAGATTGGCATGGCTTTTCTAAGTCTCAAGAGCCGTCGCTTACGACTCATGATTGATGGCAAACCGACGGTACTCATCTCCAAGGGTACACTGCATCGCGATGAAATGCGCAAACAGCGATATAATTTGGATGACCTGCTGCTGCAGTTACGTGAACAGAATATCGACAGTATTGGTGAAGTCGAATTTGCCATTTTGGAAACGACGGGGAAGTTAACGGTTATCCCCATGAACAACTCTTCTTCGGGCCAAGGAAACAGTTCATCGCAAAATAACATGAAAAAGCCCAGGCAGGACAAGGTCGATGGCTTTCAAAATATTAAATACGAGGGCCTTCCCCTGCCGTTAATTATGGATGGTAAAGTCCAAGACCAAAATTTGGAGCTGATCCAGAAAACACGCTTTTGGCTGAAAAACCAGATACAACAGAAGGGTGTGCTCGATTTCAAGGATGTGTTTATATGCTCCATCGACCATAATGGCAAAGTATTCGTAAGCCTCAAGGATGATAAAAAATAG